One genomic segment of Pseudomonas sp. RU47 includes these proteins:
- the yihA gene encoding ribosome biogenesis GTP-binding protein YihA/YsxC: MQLKNPILGLCQQSTFMLSAAKVDQCPDDEGFEVAFAGRSNAGKSSALNTLTHASLARTSKTPGRTQLLNFFKLDEDRRLVDLPGYGYAKVPIPLKMHWQRHLEAYLGGRESLKGLILMMDIRHPMTDFDLLMLDWAVAAGMPMHILLTKADKLTYGAAKNTLLKVQSEIRKGWGDLVTIQLFSAPKRMGLEEAYTVLAGWMELADKGAEAAAE; encoded by the coding sequence ATGCAACTCAAGAATCCCATCCTCGGCCTGTGCCAACAGTCCACGTTCATGCTCAGTGCCGCCAAAGTCGATCAATGCCCTGACGACGAAGGCTTCGAAGTGGCGTTCGCCGGTCGTTCCAACGCCGGCAAATCCAGCGCACTGAACACTTTGACTCACGCCAGCCTGGCGCGTACCTCGAAAACCCCGGGTCGCACACAGCTGTTGAACTTCTTCAAGCTAGACGAAGATCGCCGTCTGGTCGACCTGCCGGGCTACGGTTACGCAAAAGTACCGATCCCGCTGAAGATGCACTGGCAGCGTCACCTCGAGGCTTACCTCGGTGGCCGGGAGAGTTTGAAAGGTTTGATTCTGATGATGGACATCCGTCATCCAATGACCGACTTCGACCTGCTGATGCTTGACTGGGCCGTTGCGGCCGGCATGCCGATGCACATCCTGCTGACCAAGGCCGACAAGCTCACCTACGGCGCAGCCAAGAACACCCTGCTCAAAGTGCAGTCGGAAATCCGCAAGGGCTGGGGTGATCTGGTCACCATCCAGCTGTTCTCCGCGCCAAAACGCATGGGCCTGGAAGAGGCCTACACTGTACTGGCCGGCTGGATGGAACTGGCAGACAAAGGCGCCGAGGCGGCAGCCGAGTAA
- a CDS encoding c-type cytochrome: protein MNKLIVSLLLTVGISGFAHAAGDAAAGQAKAAVCGACHGPDGNSMAPNFPKLAGQGERYLTKQLHDIKSGKRTVLEMTGLLTNLSDQDLADIAAYFASQKGSVGAADPKIVARGEALFRGGNLAKGLPACTGCHSPNGAGNAAAGFPHLGGQHAQYIAKQLTDFRKEEGGRNNDGDTMTMQTIAKRLSDEDIAAVSSYIQGLH from the coding sequence ATGAACAAATTGATCGTGAGTCTGCTGTTGACCGTGGGAATCTCAGGCTTCGCCCATGCTGCCGGTGATGCCGCAGCAGGCCAGGCAAAAGCCGCCGTATGTGGAGCCTGCCATGGCCCGGACGGGAACAGCATGGCGCCAAACTTTCCGAAACTGGCCGGTCAAGGTGAACGCTACCTGACCAAGCAACTGCACGACATCAAGTCGGGCAAGCGCACCGTTCTGGAAATGACTGGCTTGCTGACTAACCTGAGCGATCAGGACCTGGCCGACATCGCCGCCTACTTCGCCAGCCAGAAAGGCAGCGTCGGCGCCGCCGATCCGAAGATCGTCGCTCGCGGTGAAGCGCTGTTCCGTGGCGGCAACCTGGCCAAGGGCCTGCCCGCCTGCACCGGTTGCCACTCGCCGAACGGCGCCGGCAACGCAGCTGCCGGCTTCCCGCACCTGGGTGGCCAACACGCTCAATACATCGCCAAGCAGCTGACTGATTTCCGCAAGGAAGAAGGCGGCCGCAACAACGACGGTGACACCATGACCATGCAAACCATCGCCAAACGCCTGAGCGACGAAGATATCGCTGCGGTCTCCAGCTACATTCAAGGTCTGCACTAA
- a CDS encoding thiol:disulfide interchange protein DsbA/DsbL, whose product MRNLIISAALVAASLFGVTAQAAEAPAAPYVELANPVPVAEPGKIEVVELFWYGCPHCYAFEPVINPWVEKLPSDVNFVRIPAMFGGPWDAHGQMFLTLEAMGVEHKVHAAVFEAIQKQHKKLTDKNDMADFLATQGVDKDKFLATFDSFAIKGQIVKARELAKKYEITGVPTMIVNGKYRFDIGSAGGAEQALKLADQLVAKERAATKAAAN is encoded by the coding sequence ATGCGTAATCTGATCATCAGCGCCGCTCTCGTCGCTGCCAGCCTGTTCGGCGTGACCGCTCAAGCCGCCGAAGCCCCAGCCGCCCCTTACGTGGAACTGGCCAACCCGGTACCGGTTGCAGAGCCTGGCAAGATCGAAGTGGTCGAGCTGTTCTGGTACGGCTGCCCGCACTGCTACGCCTTTGAACCGGTGATCAACCCGTGGGTTGAAAAACTGCCATCCGACGTCAACTTCGTGCGTATTCCGGCGATGTTCGGCGGCCCATGGGACGCTCACGGCCAGATGTTCCTGACCCTCGAAGCCATGGGTGTCGAGCACAAGGTTCACGCGGCGGTTTTCGAAGCAATCCAGAAACAACACAAAAAGCTGACCGACAAGAACGACATGGCTGACTTCCTCGCCACCCAGGGCGTGGACAAGGACAAGTTCCTCGCCACCTTCGACTCTTTCGCCATCAAAGGTCAGATCGTAAAAGCTCGCGAACTGGCCAAGAAGTATGAGATCACTGGCGTACCCACCATGATCGTCAACGGCAAGTACCGTTTCGACATCGGCTCTGCCGGCGGCGCCGAGCAAGCGTTGAAACTGGCTGACCAACTGGTCGCCAAAGAGCGAGCGGCAACCAAGGCTGCAGCCAACTAA
- the polA gene encoding DNA polymerase I: MSQAPLVLVDGSSYLYRAFHALPPLTTSKGLPTGAVKGVLNMLKSLRKQYPDSPFAVVFDAKGGTFRDEMYAEYKANRPSMPDDMRVQIEPLHQSVIALGFPLLCVEGVEADDVIGTLARSSAAADRPVVISTGDKDMAQLVDGHITLVNTMSGSSMDVEGVKEKFGVAPEQIIDYLALMGDSSDNIPGVPGIGPKTASGLLVGVNGGLTELYANLDIVPTLPIRGAKTLPAKLEEHKEMAFLSYQLATIKVDVPLDVELDDLQMGAEDPAKLYELYSLLEFKSWINDLDRDAKRLELSAASEPAPAGDLFSAPDIETPAAPTEAAYETILDQARFDVWLEKLNNAKLFAFDTETTGIDAQQAQLVGLSFAVQANEAAYIPLTHSYIGVPEQLDRDTVLRALKPILEDPSKLKVGQHAKFDMNILANCAIGGDQSQGINVRGIAFDTMLESYVLNSTATRHDMDSLAQKYLDHTTVSFQDIAGKGAKQLTFDQIALEQAGPYAAEDADITLRLHQTLFEKLSAIPSLASVLTDIEIPLVPVLARIERQGAFVDAELLGIQSIELGNKMVALEREAFEIAGEEFNLGSPKQLGVILYEKLGLPVLKKTAKGQPSTAEEVLAKLAEDDHRLPKVLMEHRSMSKLKSTYTDRLPEQINPRTGRIHTSYHQAVASTGRLSSSDPNLQNIPVRTAEGRRIRQAFVAPKGYKLLAADYSQIELRIMAHLSKDEGLMNAFRNNLDVHTATAAEVFKVELNEVTSDQRRGAKAINFGLIYGMGAQKLGKDIGVDTKTAKAYIDTYFARYPGVREYMDRTRAQAADQGYVETFFGRRLYLPEINSNKPQERAAAERTAINAPMQGTAADIIKKAMVAVDNWLAASGLDAKVILQVHDELVLEVREDLVEQVSAEIRVHMSEAAKLDVPLLVEVGVGNNWDEAH; this comes from the coding sequence ATGAGCCAAGCCCCCCTCGTCCTGGTGGACGGTTCGTCTTACCTGTACCGCGCCTTTCACGCACTGCCACCACTGACCACCTCCAAAGGCCTGCCGACCGGTGCGGTCAAGGGCGTGCTGAACATGCTCAAGAGTCTGCGCAAGCAGTACCCGGACAGCCCGTTCGCCGTGGTGTTCGACGCCAAGGGCGGGACATTTCGCGATGAAATGTACGCCGAATACAAAGCCAACCGCCCAAGCATGCCCGACGACATGCGCGTGCAGATCGAGCCGCTGCACCAGAGCGTGATCGCCCTCGGCTTCCCGCTGCTGTGCGTGGAAGGCGTCGAGGCCGACGACGTGATCGGCACCCTCGCCCGCAGCAGCGCGGCGGCGGATCGTCCGGTGGTGATCTCCACCGGCGACAAGGACATGGCGCAACTGGTCGATGGCCACATTACCTTGGTCAACACCATGTCCGGTAGTTCGATGGACGTGGAAGGCGTGAAGGAGAAATTCGGCGTCGCACCGGAGCAGATCATCGATTATCTGGCGCTGATGGGCGATTCGTCCGACAACATCCCGGGCGTTCCGGGCATCGGCCCGAAAACTGCCTCCGGCCTGTTGGTCGGCGTCAATGGCGGCCTCACCGAGCTGTACGCCAATCTCGACATCGTCCCGACCCTGCCGATTCGCGGCGCGAAAACCCTGCCGGCCAAGCTTGAAGAGCACAAGGAGATGGCGTTCCTCTCCTATCAACTGGCGACCATCAAGGTCGACGTGCCGCTGGACGTCGAACTCGACGATCTGCAGATGGGCGCGGAAGACCCGGCCAAGCTCTACGAGCTGTACTCGCTGCTCGAATTCAAAAGCTGGATCAACGATCTGGATCGCGACGCCAAACGTCTGGAACTGAGTGCGGCCAGCGAGCCTGCGCCGGCCGGCGATCTGTTCAGCGCGCCAGATATCGAAACTCCCGCTGCTCCGACCGAAGCCGCGTACGAGACGATCCTCGATCAAGCGCGTTTTGATGTCTGGCTGGAAAAGTTGAACAACGCCAAGCTGTTCGCCTTCGACACCGAAACCACCGGCATCGACGCGCAGCAGGCGCAACTGGTCGGTCTGTCGTTCGCCGTGCAGGCCAACGAAGCCGCGTACATTCCGCTGACCCACTCCTACATCGGCGTGCCGGAGCAGCTGGATCGCGACACCGTGCTGCGCGCACTCAAGCCGATTCTGGAAGACCCGAGCAAGCTCAAGGTCGGCCAGCACGCCAAGTTCGACATGAACATTTTGGCCAACTGCGCCATCGGCGGCGATCAGAGCCAAGGCATCAACGTGCGCGGCATCGCCTTCGACACGATGCTTGAGTCCTACGTGCTCAACTCCACCGCCACCCGCCACGACATGGACAGCCTCGCGCAGAAGTATCTGGATCACACCACCGTGAGCTTCCAGGACATCGCCGGCAAAGGCGCCAAGCAGCTGACCTTCGACCAGATCGCGCTGGAACAGGCCGGGCCGTACGCCGCCGAGGACGCCGACATCACCCTGCGTCTGCACCAGACCTTGTTCGAAAAACTCAGCGCCATCCCGAGCCTGGCCAGCGTGCTGACCGATATCGAGATTCCGCTGGTGCCCGTCCTCGCCCGCATCGAACGCCAAGGCGCGTTCGTCGACGCAGAGCTGCTCGGCATCCAGAGCATCGAGCTGGGCAACAAAATGGTTGCGCTGGAGCGCGAAGCGTTCGAGATCGCCGGGGAAGAATTCAACCTTGGCTCGCCGAAACAACTGGGCGTGATTCTCTACGAGAAACTCGGTCTGCCGGTGCTGAAGAAAACCGCCAAGGGCCAGCCGTCCACCGCTGAAGAAGTGTTGGCGAAACTCGCCGAAGACGATCACCGTTTGCCGAAGGTGCTGATGGAGCATCGCTCGATGAGCAAGCTGAAAAGCACTTACACCGATCGCCTGCCGGAGCAGATCAACCCGCGCACCGGCCGCATCCACACCTCGTATCATCAGGCTGTGGCGTCGACCGGGCGCTTGTCCTCCAGCGATCCAAACCTGCAGAACATCCCGGTGCGTACCGCTGAAGGCCGGCGCATCCGTCAGGCCTTCGTCGCGCCGAAAGGCTACAAACTGCTCGCGGCGGACTATTCGCAGATTGAGTTGCGGATCATGGCGCACCTGTCCAAGGACGAAGGCTTGATGAATGCCTTCCGCAACAATCTTGACGTGCACACCGCGACCGCTGCCGAAGTGTTCAAGGTTGAGCTCAACGAAGTGACCTCTGACCAGCGCCGTGGCGCCAAGGCGATCAACTTCGGTCTGATCTACGGCATGGGCGCGCAGAAGCTCGGCAAGGACATCGGCGTCGATACCAAGACCGCCAAGGCTTACATCGACACTTACTTCGCCCGTTACCCAGGCGTTCGCGAGTACATGGATCGCACCCGCGCACAGGCGGCGGATCAGGGTTATGTCGAGACCTTCTTCGGTCGTCGCCTGTACCTGCCGGAGATCAACTCGAACAAGCCGCAGGAACGCGCCGCCGCCGAACGTACGGCAATCAACGCGCCGATGCAGGGCACCGCTGCCGATATCATCAAGAAAGCCATGGTCGCGGTGGATAACTGGCTGGCGGCGTCCGGGCTGGACGCCAAAGTCATCCTGCAGGTACACGATGAACTGGTGCTGGAGGTTCGCGAGGATCTGGTCGAGCAGGTCAGCGCCGAGATTCGCGTGCACATGAGCGAAGCGGCGAAGCTGGATGTGCCACTGCTGGTCGAAGTGGGTGTGGGCAATAATTGGGATGAGGCTCACTGA
- a CDS encoding c-type cytochrome, with translation MTKWLLAAGVLMPLYSAQATQDPEAVYNRVCGACHSGQLPMAPERGDQEAWTPRLAKGMGTLVQHVTQGFKAMPPRGLCMDCSAEDYQAIILWMSASKPGP, from the coding sequence ATGACGAAATGGCTGCTGGCTGCCGGAGTCTTGATGCCGCTTTACAGCGCACAGGCTACACAGGATCCGGAAGCTGTGTACAACCGTGTTTGTGGTGCCTGTCATTCCGGCCAACTACCCATGGCGCCCGAAAGAGGCGATCAGGAAGCTTGGACGCCGAGGTTGGCGAAAGGTATGGGGACGCTGGTGCAACACGTGACCCAGGGTTTCAAGGCGATGCCGCCGCGTGGTTTGTGCATGGACTGCAGTGCCGAGGATTACCAAGCCATCATCCTGTGGATGAGCGCGAGTAAGCCCGGTCCATAA
- a CDS encoding DUF2782 domain-containing protein yields MRTLNRLLLVGLIAVSPLAAMAADDAPSGDPEVTIRTEGDKTIQEYRQNGFLYAIKVTPKGAPPYFLVRADGTDANFIRSDQPDMLIPSWKIFEWK; encoded by the coding sequence ATGCGTACGTTAAATCGCTTGCTGCTGGTCGGTCTGATTGCTGTCTCACCGTTGGCCGCGATGGCGGCGGATGATGCGCCGTCGGGAGATCCTGAAGTCACCATTCGCACGGAAGGCGACAAGACGATTCAGGAGTACCGTCAAAACGGGTTCCTGTACGCGATCAAAGTCACGCCAAAGGGCGCGCCGCCTTACTTTCTGGTGCGTGCAGACGGGACGGATGCAAACTTCATCCGCTCGGATCAGCCGGATATGCTGATTCCGTCGTGGAAGATTTTCGAATGGAAGTAG
- a CDS encoding homoserine kinase produces the protein MSVFTPLARPELETFLAPYGLGRLLDFQGIAAGSENTNFFISLEQGEFVLTLVERGPVQEMPFFIDLLDVLHEADLPVPYALRTIDGVALRELKGKPALLQPRLSGKHIKVANAQHCAQVGELQAHLHLATQGEHMIKRKTDRGLDWMLEEGTEFLSHLSDEPRVLLQKALDEITERKEKILALPRANIHADLFRDNAMFEGTHLTGLIDFYNACSGPMLYDVAIALNDWCSDEDGLIDGPRARAFLGAYAALRPFTAAEAELWPTMLRVACVRFWLSRLIAAEQFAGQDVLIHDPREFEQRLAQRQQVSTPLPFAL, from the coding sequence ATGTCTGTGTTCACTCCCCTGGCTCGGCCCGAGCTGGAAACCTTTCTCGCCCCTTACGGGCTTGGCCGTCTGCTTGATTTCCAGGGGATCGCCGCCGGCAGCGAAAACACCAACTTCTTTATCAGCCTGGAGCAGGGCGAGTTCGTTCTGACCCTGGTCGAGCGTGGCCCGGTGCAGGAGATGCCGTTCTTCATCGACCTGCTCGATGTGCTCCACGAAGCCGACTTGCCGGTGCCGTATGCACTGCGCACCATTGACGGTGTGGCGCTGCGTGAGCTGAAGGGCAAACCGGCACTGCTGCAACCGCGCCTCTCTGGCAAGCACATCAAAGTTGCCAATGCCCAGCATTGCGCGCAGGTCGGCGAGTTGCAGGCGCATCTGCACCTGGCGACCCAGGGCGAGCACATGATCAAGCGCAAGACCGATCGTGGCCTGGACTGGATGCTGGAGGAGGGCACGGAGTTTCTCTCGCACCTGAGCGATGAACCGCGTGTGCTGCTACAAAAGGCGCTGGATGAAATCACCGAGCGCAAAGAGAAGATCCTCGCGCTGCCCCGGGCGAACATCCACGCCGACCTGTTTCGCGATAACGCGATGTTCGAAGGCACGCACCTGACCGGGCTGATCGACTTCTACAACGCCTGCTCGGGGCCGATGCTCTATGACGTGGCGATTGCCTTGAATGACTGGTGCTCGGACGAGGACGGTTTGATTGATGGCCCGCGTGCTCGCGCATTCCTTGGCGCTTATGCGGCGCTGCGCCCGTTTACGGCGGCGGAAGCTGAGTTGTGGCCGACCATGCTGCGTGTGGCCTGTGTGCGATTCTGGCTGTCGCGGTTGATCGCGGCGGAGCAGTTCGCCGGGCAGGACGTGTTAATTCACGATCCGCGGGAGTTTGAGCAGCGCTTGGCGCAGCGGCAGCAGGTCAGTACACCGTTGCCTTTCGCCCTTTAA